Proteins encoded by one window of Bacillus rossius redtenbacheri isolate Brsri chromosome 3, Brsri_v3, whole genome shotgun sequence:
- the LOC134530467 gene encoding uncharacterized protein LOC134530467, giving the protein MAAQRRRSLVVALVATLHVALVASRSVGDPQQQLQPPRLQSRGDYGWSPEPHGWSPEPHDEHHIEHGHEEEKHHHEPKGYWKKKLIWKPDWVKVWKPGSKKIWKPAWKKYYKPIWKPIQVPVWKDIKVPDWKKIWKPVWVPIQVPAWKEIQVPDWKKVWKPVWVPTKIPAWKEIQIPVWKKYWKPVWKPIWVPAWKDIQVPAWKQIWVPKLVKFFVPGEKSHGKDEYGWEYTSHGLWKKKVVWKPLWKKIWKPAKKQIWIPDKKLVWKEEWKQVWKPSKKQVWLPSKKLVWKEAWKQVSKTVKKQIWIPSKKLIWKEAWKQIWRPDKKLVWVPDKKLVWKEAWKQIWVPAWKKIWVPAWKKIWKPVWIHEWQIIHDPHPPPHDWNRSSRNSEDVGDPGLGASQGSQSVAFPQSQAPDQQGWESRQSRGVDGNPQTPAGQFAHQPQQTETTAQQQSWQFPSS; this is encoded by the coding sequence ACAGCCTCCCCGACTACAGTCTCGAGGAGACTACGGATGGAGCCCTGAGCCTCACGGATGGAGCCCTGAGCCTCACGATGAGCATCACATAGAGCATGGACACGAAGAAGAGAAGCACCACCATGAACCGAAGGGGTACTGGAAGAAGAAGCTCATCTGGAAGCCGGATTGGGTCAAAGTTTGGAAACCGGGCTCCAAGAAGATTTGGAAACCCGCGTGGAAGAAGTACTACAAACCCATTTGGAAGCCTATTCAAGTTCCCGTCTGGAAGGACATAAAAGTACCCGATTGGAAGAAGATATGGAAGCCAGTTTGGGTTCCGATTCAAGTCCCAGCATGGAAAGAAATACAGGTTCCTGATTGGAAAAAGGTTTGGAAGCCAGTTTGGGTTCCCACGAAAATTCCTGCCTGGAAAGAAATACAAATTCCTGTCTGGAAGAAATACTGGAAACCAGTTTGGAAACCTATATGGGTTCCTGCATGGAAAGATATTCAAGTGCCCGCCTGGAAACAGATATGGGTTCCGAAACTTGTGAAGTTCTTTGTTCCTGGAGAGAAGTCTCATGGGAAGGACGAGTATGGTTGGGAATACACATCGCATGGGCTTTGGAAGAAAAAGGTTGTATGGAAACCACTGTGGAAAAAGATATGGAAGCCAGCAAAGAAACAAATATGGATTCCAGATAAGAAACTTGTGTGGAAAGAAGAATGGAAACAGGTGTGGAAACCAAGTAAGAAACAGGTGTGGCTTCCCTCGAAAAAACTTGTTTGGAAAGAAGCCTGGAAACAAGTTTCCAAGACGGTGAAGAAACAAATATGGATTCCTTCCAAGAAACTCATATGGAAGGAGGCATGGAAGCAGATATGGAGGCCAGACAAGAAGTTAGTTTGGGTGCCTGATAAGAAGCTGGTGTGGAAGGAAGCGTGGAAGCAGATCTGGGTGCCAGCATGGAAGAAGATCTGGGTGCCAGCGTGGAAGAAGATCTGGAAGCCAGTGTGGATCCACGAGTGGCAGATCATCCACGACCCTCACCCGCCACCTCACGACTGGAACAGGAGCTCCAGGAACAGCGAGGACGTCGGTGACCCCGGTCTTGGAGCGAGCCAAGGCTCCCAGTCGGTGGCGTTCCCGCAGAGCCAGGCTCCAGACCAGCAGGGTTGGGAGAGCAGGCAGAGCCGGGGAGTCGACGGCAACCCGCAGACACCTGCAGGGCAGTTCGCTCATCAGCCGCAGCAGACTGAAACTACCGCACAGCAGCAGAGCTGGCAGTTCCCCTCGAGCTGA